The following proteins come from a genomic window of Diceros bicornis minor isolate mBicDic1 chromosome 4, mDicBic1.mat.cur, whole genome shotgun sequence:
- the NEK2 gene encoding serine/threonine-protein kinase Nek2, with protein sequence MPTRAEDYEVLYTIGTGSYGRCQKIRRKSDGKILVWKELDYGSMTEAEKQMLVSEVNLLRELKHPNIVRYYDRIIDRTNTTLYIVMEYCEGGDLASVIMKGTKERQYLDEEFVLRVMTQLTLALKECHRRSDGGHTVLHRDLKPANVFLDGKQNVKLGDFGLARILNHDTSFAKTFVGTPYYMSPEQMNRMSYNEKSDIWSLGCLLYELCALMPPFTAFNQKELAGKIREGKFRRIPYRYSDELNDIITRMLNLKDYHRPSVEEILENPLIADLVAEEQRRNPERRGRRLGDPEKLQDSSSVLSELKLKEIQLQERERALKAREERLEQKERELCVRERLAEDKLARADSLLKNYSLLKEHKFLSLASRPELLDLPSSIIKKKVHFSGESKENVLRTENSESQLTSKSKCRDLKKRLHAAQLRAQALSDIEKNYQLKSRQILGMR encoded by the exons ATGCCGACTCGGGCGGAGGACTATGAGGTGCTGTACACCATCGGCACGGGGTCCTACGGCCGCTGCCAGAAGATCCGGAGGAAGAGCGACGGCAAG ATATTAGTTTGGAAAGAACTTGACTATGGCTCTATGACAGAAGCTGAGAAACAAATGCTTGTTTCTGAAGTGAATTTGCTTCGTGAACTGAAACATCCAAACATTGTCCGTTACTACGATCGAATTATTGACCGAACCAACACAACACTGTACATTGTAATGGAATATTGCGAAGGAGGAGACCTGGCTAGTGTAATTATGAAGGGAACCAAGGAAAG ACAATACTTAGATGAAGAGTTTGTTCTTCGAGTGATGACTCAGCTGACTCTGGCCCTAAAAGAATGTCACAGACGAAGCGATGGTGGTCATACTGTGCTGCATCGGGACCTGAAACCAGCCAATGTTTTCCTGGATGGCAAGCAAAACGTTAAGCTTGGAGACTTTGGGCTAGCTAGAATATTAAACCATGATACGAGTTTTGCAAAAACATTTGTTGGCACACCTTATTACATGTCTCCT GAACAAATGAATCGCATGTCCTACAATGAGAAATCGGATATCTGGTCACTAGGTTGTTTGCTGTATGAACTGTGTGCATTAAT GCCTCCATTTACAGCTTTCAACCAGAAAGAACTAGCTGGAAAGATCAGAGAAGGCAAATTCAGGCGAATTCCATATCGTTACTCTGATGAATTGAATGACATTATTACGAGGATGTTAAATTTAAAG gATTACCATCGACCTTCTGTTGAAGAAATTCTTGAGAATCCTTTGATAGCAGACTTGGTTGCAGAAGAGCAAAGAAGAAATCCCGAGAGAAGAGGGCGACGATTGGGAGACCCTGAAAAGTTGCAGGATTCCAGCTCTGTGTTGAGTGAGCTGAAACTAAAGGAAATACAGTTACAGGAGCGAGAGCGAGCCCTCAAGGCCAGAGAAGAAAGACTGGAGC AGAAGGAACGTGAGCTTTGTGTTCGTGAGAGACTGGCTGAGGACAAGCTTGCTAGAGCAGACAGTCTGTTGAAGAATTACAGCCTGCTGAAGGAACACAAGTTCCTGTCGCTGGCCAGTAGACCAG aacttTTGGATCTTCCATCCTCGATAATTAAGAAGAAAGTTCATTTCAGTGGGGAAAGTAAAGAGAACGTCCTGAGGACTGAGAATTCTGAGAGTCAGCTCACCTCCAAATCCAAGTGCAGAGACCTGAAAAAAAGGCTTCATGCTGCTCAGCTGCGTGCTCAAGCCCTATcagatattgaaaaaaattacCAGCTGAAAAGCAGACAGATTCTAGGCATGCGCTAG